CATTGCGGATGCAATTGGTGGGACGACAGGTTCTATCTTTGGGACAAGCCCGACAGCAGCGACAATTGAATCGTCAGCAGGAATTGCTGCAGGTGGTAAAACTGGATTGACAGGTATTGTAGTCGTTTGTTTAACGATTATAACGGCATTCTTTAGCCCTGTTATTGCCTCTTTATCAAGTGTAGCAGCTATTACAGCTCCTTCTTTAATTATAGTAGGTAGTTTAATGGCACAAAGCATTCGTGATATTAATTGGAATGAATTCGAAGATGCATTACCGGCATTTTTAATTTTCGTTGGTATTCCGTTAACATCTAGTATTGCGAATGGAATTGCAATCGGATTTTTAGTGTATCCAATTTTAAAAATTGCGAAGGGAAAAGGGATGGAGGTACATCCATTACTATACTTATTTACAATTTTATTTGGATGTCATTTATTCTTATAATATAGATATAGAAAGGGGGCTTCTTATGAGAGGCCCTTTTTTGTGTATAATAAAGTAAAACTATAAACGGTGGGGCTTTTGTTCATTCCCACTGCTTATCAGCCCTCACCAATCGGGCGTTTTACTATCCGTTAATGTAGGGTAAGGTGAAAATTAAATCAATTACGTAAAATATAAATTACTTAATGGAATATATATGTTACAATAAAGGTAGAGGAGGAACATGAATGGCTGTAAGTAAAATAAAAGTCGCGCGTGTTCAGTTAGATTTAACACAGCAACAATTAGCAGAAAAAGTAGGCGTTACAAGGCAAACGATTAGTTTAATTGAGAAGGGGAAATACAATCCGTCTTTAGATTTATGTTTGAAAATTTGTTATGCAGTAGATAAAACATTGAATGATTTGTTTTGGGAGGAAAAGGAGTGATAGGGTGAAAATCGTGAAAGATGAACGTTTAATGATTGAGGGGTTAAAACATATTAGACTAGTTTTCATCTTACAAAATATCGTCATACTAGGTATTGTTTTTTATCGCTACGTTTTGCAAGGTGCAGGATATGAAAGTGTTTCAGATTTATTAATGGTATTTATGGGCGGGATCGTAGTTATTAACTTTTTAAACTTAAAAAATTCGGTGGAAGTGTATGAGCATACGGGGGGAGTATCGCGTAGTTATTTTATGAAGCTATTATTAATTCCAGTAGGTATTGTTATTGGAATTTTAGCTATTTGTATCGTGGCAACACCTGATATTTCGATAAAGGAAATTAGTTTGACAGCACTTATTATGTTGGCTTGTTTTTTAGTTCCTAGTTTGTTTATATACATATATATGAAAAAGATAAAAAGTGAAGATTGAAATATAAGAAAGGCTTTCCCATATTGCGGAAAGCTTTTCTTATATCCTTTTATACAGTACTTTATGAAGGCCAATTGGTTCAATTTCAAAGATTTCACCATGTTCCTGGAAGTCTAAGCGCTTGTAATAGTCAGCCACAGTAATTCGGCCATTACACCATAATATATTTGCTTGGCGTTCTTGTAAGATTTGTTCCGCCTTCTGAATTAAGGAGCTTCCAGCACGTTTGTTTCGAAATGCAGGTAATGTTGCCATTCCTCGTAGACGATAAT
This genomic interval from Bacillus cereus contains the following:
- a CDS encoding GNAT family N-acetyltransferase, translating into MITVKNIDGSETYVLRQKILRPSQTLTDCKYSSDYETDSFHLGAFINDELISIASFSKEIYPDLPAGIHYRLRGMATLPAFRNKRAGSSLIQKAEQILQERQANILWCNGRITVADYYKRLDFQEHGEIFEIEPIGLHKVLYKRI
- a CDS encoding helix-turn-helix transcriptional regulator produces the protein MAVSKIKVARVQLDLTQQQLAEKVGVTRQTISLIEKGKYNPSLDLCLKICYAVDKTLNDLFWEEKE